One window of the Streptococcus hyointestinalis genome contains the following:
- a CDS encoding putative holin-like toxin — protein MSVAEALQVMFAFGGFIISLLTLVIALIMLDRQK, from the coding sequence TTGTCAGTCGCTGAAGCACTGCAGGTTATGTTCGCTTTTGGTGGTTTCATCATCAGCTTACTAACACTTGTTATTGCTTTAATTATGCTTGATAGACAAAAATAA